In Porites lutea chromosome 9, jaPorLute2.1, whole genome shotgun sequence, a single window of DNA contains:
- the LOC140948784 gene encoding copper-transporting ATPase 1-like isoform X1 has protein sequence MYFANEVAIKEKGGKVSFPSDGEDISKVLSQEFRIAYIGIKGMHCNSCVNNIEGNISSLCGVKKINVSLEEKEGTITYSPRHTTGKALAEAIGEMGFETSLKRIVDVLTQREVALSEDRVIDNKEAECLESCKEDDCEVKICVKGMTCQSCVKTIEQGMSNKAGVKGVEVSLKNEEAVIQYDPSLTDPEKLREAIDDMGFEASLPSGTEVQSVLINVEGMTCNSCVQTIEKNISQKEGVQSVSVSLAANTAQVHYTPGKISAEQLREAIEDMGFDAQLLGDDICKVNKDVRTAKISVEGMTCMSCVKTIEGTMSCKPGVKSIKVSLTEKQAAIEYDEAVTTPEDLRAGIEDMGFDATLAEDAGGCKSEEGAVAVQESPAGDWRVTFSRNATQLRGMEALLQEDLDKIYLHITGMTCASCVGSIEKGLMKKKGVRSVLVGLLAQKAEVKFDKNAITSDEIIGHVKGMGFGCDLMDKVGQGEATVDIIITGMTCSSCVHSIESNMKKRPGILEASVSLATSSGRFVYDTETTGPRDIIEAIKSLGFEASLDSNDSKKDRIDHSKEIKKWRRSFLFSLIFGVPTFVIFITYVILDELEKRPNQLVLPGLSLENLLMFILCTPVQVFGGQHFYVTAYKALKHKSTNMDVLIMLATSIAYVYSIVVVAVAMAEQSNHSPMTFFDTPPMLLVFISLGRWMEHVAKGKTSEALAKLLSLQPSDAILVKLQPGTMNVISEQVINVDLVQRGDVLKVVPGGKIPVDCKVLQGTSTADESLITGESMPVMKKPGDSVIGGTINQNGSLLVEATHVGQDTTLSQIVKLVEEAQTSKAPIQKFADKLSSYFVPTVIFISITTWVVWLIIGFHDITLLRKTYNAKDDNRVEFVFAFAFQIGITVLAIACPCALGLATPTAVMVGTGIGAQNGILIKGGEPLETAHKVNTVVFDKTGTLTHGSPEVVKTALFVKPAQCSLEMLLAVTGTAENHSEHPIGLAITNYAKQELHTDTLGQCTEFKAVPGYGLSCKVSGIEELIKPKPVTDKNKKNLSVNICGAVIDESSDIHTTSVISGNNDAESLLKEQVEEAEPSSYHVIIGNRDWMQQNGLEVTDEMEEAMQEHEEKGHTAVLVGINGSLVAMMAVADTVKHEAQATVATLKRMGIRVVLLTGDNKKTAFAIAKQVGIQQVFAQVLPSHKVEKVRALQDRGFTVAMVGDGVNDSPALAQAHVGIAIGTGTDVAVEAADVVLIKSDLMDVAVAIDLSRVTVRRIYINFLFALIYNMIGIPLAAGAFEPFGVVMKPWMASIAMAASSVSVVTSSLMLKLYKKPDPYDGDLGSRNPFTGYTMLNTAAPNDSSDSQSDGFFNRVYRKRSRSSSNPVEAKKITFYGEDA, from the exons ATGTATTTCGCCAACGAG GTTGCTATAAAAGAGAAGGGAGGAAAGGTGTCCTTTCCAAGTGATGGTGAAGATATCTCCAAGGTACTCAGCCAAGAGTTCAGGATTGCTTATATTGGAATAAAAGGCATGCATTGCAATTCCTGTGTTAACAACATTGAAGGGAACATTTCCTCTCTTTGCGGTGTGAAGAAAATCAATGTATCACTTGAGGAGAAGGAAGGAACCATTACTTATTCACCAAGGCACACAACTGGCAAGGCGCTAGCAGAAGCCATAGGTGAAATGGGCTTTGAGACTTCACTGAAAAGAATTGTAGATGTTTTAACTCAGCGTGAAGTGGCTTTGTCAGAGGACAGGGTTATAGACAATAAGGAAGCAGAGTGTTTGGAAAGTTGTAAAGAAGATGACTGTGAGGTGAAGATTTGCGTCAAAGGGATGACTTGCCAGTCTTGCGTCAAGACCATTGAACAGGGCATGTCCAACAAAGCTGGTGTAAAAGGAGTAGAAGTCTCACTCAAAAATGAGGAAGCTGTAATTCAATATGACCCTTCGTTAACTGATCCTGAAAAACTGAGGGAAGCGATCGATGATATGGGATTTGAAGCCTCTCTACCCTCAGGAACTGAAGTTCAATCTGTGTTGATTAATGTGGAGGGGATGACATGCAATTCTTGTGTTCAGACTATTGAGAAGAACATCTCCCAAAAAGAGGGCGTGCAGTCTGTTTCTGTGTCTCTTGCAGCCAATACCGCACAGGTGCATTATACACCTGGGAAAATAAGCGCAGAGCAGTTGAGAGAAGCAATTGAAGACATGGGGTTTGATGCGCAGTTATTGGGGGATGATATCTGTAAGGTGAATAAGGATGTACGCACTGCAAAGATAAGTGTGGAAGGAATGACTTGCATGTCTTGTGTGAAGACAATTGAAGGAACCATGTCATGTAAACCAGGCGTGAAAAGTATCAAGGTGTCGCTCACAGAGAAACAAGCTGCAATAGAATATGATGAGGCTGTGACAACTCCAGAAGACTTGCGAGCAGGAATTGAAGATATGGGATTTGATGCAACACTTGCTGAAG ATGCAGGAGGATGTAAGAGTGAGGAGGGGGCAGTGGCTGTCCAAGAGAGCCCAGCAGGTGACTGGAGAGTGACTTTCAGCAGAAACGCCACCCAATTAAGAGGCATGGAGGCATTACTGCAAGAAGATCTGGACAAGATCTACCTCCACATCACGGGCATGACATGTGCTTCTTGTGTCGGCAGCATTGAAAAAGGACTGATgaagaaaaaag GAGTAAGATCTGTCCTTGTTGGCCTGCTTGCACAGAAAGCAGAAGtcaaatttgacaaaaatgCCATCACATCAGATGAAATCATCGGTCATGTCAAAGGAATGGGGTTTGGTTGTGACCTGATGGATAAAGTTGGCCAAGGAGAAGCCACCGTCGATATAATT ATAACTGGTATGACATGTTCGTCTTGTGTTCATTCAATTGAATCAAACATGAAAAAGAGACCTGGCATACTTGAAGCATCAGTTTCCTTGGCAACCAGCAGTGGTCGATTTGTGTACGACACAGAAACAACTGGTCCACGTGATATCATAGAAGCTATCAAAAGTTTGGGTTTTGAAGCATCTTTGGACAGCAATGACAGCAAAAAAGATAGGATTGATCACTCAAAGGAAATAAAGAA ATGGAGaagatcatttttgttttccttgataTTTGGAGTACCAACATTTGTTATATTCATAACTTATGTGATCTTGGATGAGTTAGAAAAAAGGCCAAACCAACTTGTACTGCCTGGACTGTCTCTGGAGAATCTCCTGATGTTTATCCTGTGTACACCGGTTCAG gtttttggaGGACAGCATTTTTATGTGACAGCTTATAAAGCTCTTAAACACAAGTCCACCAATATGGATGTGCTTATTATGCTGGCCACCTCAATAGCTTATGTGTACTCG ATTGTTGTTGTAGCTGTTGCCATGGCAGAACAGAGCAACCACAGCCCCATGACTTTCTTTGACACTCCACCCATGTTGTTGGTGTTCATCTCTCTCGGTCGCTGGATGGAACATGTAGCAAAAGGGAAGACATCTGAAGCCCTGGCTAAGCTTTTGTCGTTACAGCCTTCAGATGCTATCTTGGTCAAATTGCAACCAGGAACAATGAACGTTATAAGCGAGCAAGTGATCAACGTTGACCTGGTGCAGCGTGGAGACGTGCTCAAG GTTGTCCCCGGAGGTAAAATACCTGTTGACTGTAAAGTACTTCAAGGAACTTCCACCGCAGACGAATCGCTGATCACGGGCGAATCGATGCCTGTCATGAAGAAACCAGGGGACTCTGTGATAGGCGGAACCATTAATCAGAATGGCTCGTTATTGGTGGAGGCAACTCACGTGGGTCAAGACACCACTCTGTCCCAGATTGTGAAGCTGGTGGAAGAGGCACAAACGTCAAAG GCACCAATCCAGAAGTTCGCTGACAAGTTGTCAAGTTATTTTGTTCCCACTGTTATCTTCATCTCCATAACAACTTGGGTGGTATGGCTAATTATCGGTTTTCATGACATCACCTTACTCCGGAAAACCTACAAT GCTAAAGATGATAACAGAGTCGAGTTTGTATTTGCCTTCGCCTTCCAGATTGGCATCACTGTGTTGGCTATTGCTTGCCCATGCGCTCTTGGTCTGGCAACTCCAACAGCTGTAATGGTGGGTACTGGAATAGGAGCACAGAATGGAATTTTAATCAAAGGAGGTGAACCATTGGAGACTGCACACAAG GTAAATACTGTAGTCTTTGACAAGACGGGCACCTTAACCCACGGATCTCCTGAAGTTGTCAAGACGGCCTTATTTGTGAAACCGGCTCAGTGTAGCTTGGAAATGCTGTTGGCTGTAACAGGCACTGCTGAGAATCACAGTGAACATCCTATTGGTTTGGCCATTACAAATTATGCAAAGCAG GAGCTCCATACTGACACATTGGGTCAGTGTACCGAGTTCAAAGCTGTTCCTGGGTACGGCTTATCCTGCAAGGTCAGCGGTATAGAGGAGTTAATCAAACCTAAACCTGTTAcggacaaaaacaagaaaaacctgTCAGTCAACATTTGTGGAGCAGTGATTGATGAAAGCTCAGATATTCACACTACGTCGGTGATTAGTGGAAATAACGATG CTGAAAGTTTATTAAAGGAGCAAGTTGAAGAAGCCGAACCATCGAGTTACCATGTGATTATCGGCAATAGAGATTGGATGCAACAGAATGGCTTGGAAGTCACTGACGAGATGGAAGAAGCCATGCAAGAGCATGAAGAAAAGGGTCATACCGCTGTACTGGTGGGCATCAACG GGTCACTTGTGGCTATGATGGCTGTAGCAGACACAGTTAAACACGAGGCGCAAGCTACAGTAGCTACTCTCAAGAGGATGGGAATTAGGGTTGTGTTGCTTACTGGCGATAACAAGAAGACTGCTTTTGCTATCGCCAAACAG GTTGGCATACAACAAGTTTTCGCTCAGGTTCTTCCCTCGCACAAAGTAGAAAAGGTTCGTGCCCTTCAAGACCGAGGTTTCACTGTTGCTATGGTTGGAGATGGAGTGAATGACTCACCAGCGCTGGCTCAAGCTCACGTGGGAATTGCTATCGGTACCGGAACAGATGTGGCTGTAGAGGCTGCTGATGTCGTGTTAATCAAG AGTGATCTTATGGACGTGGCTGTGGCAATTGACCTTTCTCGAGTAACAGTCCGAAGAATTTACATCAACTTCTTGTTCGCTCTAATCTACAACATGATTGGTATTCCATTAGCAGCCGGAGCGTTTGAGCCTTTCGGCGTGGTGATGAAGCCGTGGATGGCTAGTATTGCAATGGCCGCCTCCTCTGTGTCCGTTGTTACTTCCTCACTCATGCTTAAACT GTACAAAAAGCCTGATCCATATGATGGAGACCTGGGCTCCAGGAATCCATTCACTGGTTACACGATGCTGAACACGGCTGCTCCAAATGACTCatccgacagccaatcagatggCTTCTTTAACAGAGTATACAGAAAACGCTCTCGGTCCAGCTCCAACCCAGTGGAGGCAAAGAAAATAACCTTCTACGGCGAGGACGCCTAG
- the LOC140948784 gene encoding copper-transporting ATPase 1-like isoform X2: MDLQVAIKEKGGKVSFPSDGEDISKVLSQEFRIAYIGIKGMHCNSCVNNIEGNISSLCGVKKINVSLEEKEGTITYSPRHTTGKALAEAIGEMGFETSLKRIVDVLTQREVALSEDRVIDNKEAECLESCKEDDCEVKICVKGMTCQSCVKTIEQGMSNKAGVKGVEVSLKNEEAVIQYDPSLTDPEKLREAIDDMGFEASLPSGTEVQSVLINVEGMTCNSCVQTIEKNISQKEGVQSVSVSLAANTAQVHYTPGKISAEQLREAIEDMGFDAQLLGDDICKVNKDVRTAKISVEGMTCMSCVKTIEGTMSCKPGVKSIKVSLTEKQAAIEYDEAVTTPEDLRAGIEDMGFDATLAEDAGGCKSEEGAVAVQESPAGDWRVTFSRNATQLRGMEALLQEDLDKIYLHITGMTCASCVGSIEKGLMKKKGVRSVLVGLLAQKAEVKFDKNAITSDEIIGHVKGMGFGCDLMDKVGQGEATVDIIITGMTCSSCVHSIESNMKKRPGILEASVSLATSSGRFVYDTETTGPRDIIEAIKSLGFEASLDSNDSKKDRIDHSKEIKKWRRSFLFSLIFGVPTFVIFITYVILDELEKRPNQLVLPGLSLENLLMFILCTPVQVFGGQHFYVTAYKALKHKSTNMDVLIMLATSIAYVYSIVVVAVAMAEQSNHSPMTFFDTPPMLLVFISLGRWMEHVAKGKTSEALAKLLSLQPSDAILVKLQPGTMNVISEQVINVDLVQRGDVLKVVPGGKIPVDCKVLQGTSTADESLITGESMPVMKKPGDSVIGGTINQNGSLLVEATHVGQDTTLSQIVKLVEEAQTSKAPIQKFADKLSSYFVPTVIFISITTWVVWLIIGFHDITLLRKTYNAKDDNRVEFVFAFAFQIGITVLAIACPCALGLATPTAVMVGTGIGAQNGILIKGGEPLETAHKVNTVVFDKTGTLTHGSPEVVKTALFVKPAQCSLEMLLAVTGTAENHSEHPIGLAITNYAKQELHTDTLGQCTEFKAVPGYGLSCKVSGIEELIKPKPVTDKNKKNLSVNICGAVIDESSDIHTTSVISGNNDAESLLKEQVEEAEPSSYHVIIGNRDWMQQNGLEVTDEMEEAMQEHEEKGHTAVLVGINGSLVAMMAVADTVKHEAQATVATLKRMGIRVVLLTGDNKKTAFAIAKQVGIQQVFAQVLPSHKVEKVRALQDRGFTVAMVGDGVNDSPALAQAHVGIAIGTGTDVAVEAADVVLIKSDLMDVAVAIDLSRVTVRRIYINFLFALIYNMIGIPLAAGAFEPFGVVMKPWMASIAMAASSVSVVTSSLMLKLYKKPDPYDGDLGSRNPFTGYTMLNTAAPNDSSDSQSDGFFNRVYRKRSRSSSNPVEAKKITFYGEDA; this comes from the exons ATGGATCTCCAG GTTGCTATAAAAGAGAAGGGAGGAAAGGTGTCCTTTCCAAGTGATGGTGAAGATATCTCCAAGGTACTCAGCCAAGAGTTCAGGATTGCTTATATTGGAATAAAAGGCATGCATTGCAATTCCTGTGTTAACAACATTGAAGGGAACATTTCCTCTCTTTGCGGTGTGAAGAAAATCAATGTATCACTTGAGGAGAAGGAAGGAACCATTACTTATTCACCAAGGCACACAACTGGCAAGGCGCTAGCAGAAGCCATAGGTGAAATGGGCTTTGAGACTTCACTGAAAAGAATTGTAGATGTTTTAACTCAGCGTGAAGTGGCTTTGTCAGAGGACAGGGTTATAGACAATAAGGAAGCAGAGTGTTTGGAAAGTTGTAAAGAAGATGACTGTGAGGTGAAGATTTGCGTCAAAGGGATGACTTGCCAGTCTTGCGTCAAGACCATTGAACAGGGCATGTCCAACAAAGCTGGTGTAAAAGGAGTAGAAGTCTCACTCAAAAATGAGGAAGCTGTAATTCAATATGACCCTTCGTTAACTGATCCTGAAAAACTGAGGGAAGCGATCGATGATATGGGATTTGAAGCCTCTCTACCCTCAGGAACTGAAGTTCAATCTGTGTTGATTAATGTGGAGGGGATGACATGCAATTCTTGTGTTCAGACTATTGAGAAGAACATCTCCCAAAAAGAGGGCGTGCAGTCTGTTTCTGTGTCTCTTGCAGCCAATACCGCACAGGTGCATTATACACCTGGGAAAATAAGCGCAGAGCAGTTGAGAGAAGCAATTGAAGACATGGGGTTTGATGCGCAGTTATTGGGGGATGATATCTGTAAGGTGAATAAGGATGTACGCACTGCAAAGATAAGTGTGGAAGGAATGACTTGCATGTCTTGTGTGAAGACAATTGAAGGAACCATGTCATGTAAACCAGGCGTGAAAAGTATCAAGGTGTCGCTCACAGAGAAACAAGCTGCAATAGAATATGATGAGGCTGTGACAACTCCAGAAGACTTGCGAGCAGGAATTGAAGATATGGGATTTGATGCAACACTTGCTGAAG ATGCAGGAGGATGTAAGAGTGAGGAGGGGGCAGTGGCTGTCCAAGAGAGCCCAGCAGGTGACTGGAGAGTGACTTTCAGCAGAAACGCCACCCAATTAAGAGGCATGGAGGCATTACTGCAAGAAGATCTGGACAAGATCTACCTCCACATCACGGGCATGACATGTGCTTCTTGTGTCGGCAGCATTGAAAAAGGACTGATgaagaaaaaag GAGTAAGATCTGTCCTTGTTGGCCTGCTTGCACAGAAAGCAGAAGtcaaatttgacaaaaatgCCATCACATCAGATGAAATCATCGGTCATGTCAAAGGAATGGGGTTTGGTTGTGACCTGATGGATAAAGTTGGCCAAGGAGAAGCCACCGTCGATATAATT ATAACTGGTATGACATGTTCGTCTTGTGTTCATTCAATTGAATCAAACATGAAAAAGAGACCTGGCATACTTGAAGCATCAGTTTCCTTGGCAACCAGCAGTGGTCGATTTGTGTACGACACAGAAACAACTGGTCCACGTGATATCATAGAAGCTATCAAAAGTTTGGGTTTTGAAGCATCTTTGGACAGCAATGACAGCAAAAAAGATAGGATTGATCACTCAAAGGAAATAAAGAA ATGGAGaagatcatttttgttttccttgataTTTGGAGTACCAACATTTGTTATATTCATAACTTATGTGATCTTGGATGAGTTAGAAAAAAGGCCAAACCAACTTGTACTGCCTGGACTGTCTCTGGAGAATCTCCTGATGTTTATCCTGTGTACACCGGTTCAG gtttttggaGGACAGCATTTTTATGTGACAGCTTATAAAGCTCTTAAACACAAGTCCACCAATATGGATGTGCTTATTATGCTGGCCACCTCAATAGCTTATGTGTACTCG ATTGTTGTTGTAGCTGTTGCCATGGCAGAACAGAGCAACCACAGCCCCATGACTTTCTTTGACACTCCACCCATGTTGTTGGTGTTCATCTCTCTCGGTCGCTGGATGGAACATGTAGCAAAAGGGAAGACATCTGAAGCCCTGGCTAAGCTTTTGTCGTTACAGCCTTCAGATGCTATCTTGGTCAAATTGCAACCAGGAACAATGAACGTTATAAGCGAGCAAGTGATCAACGTTGACCTGGTGCAGCGTGGAGACGTGCTCAAG GTTGTCCCCGGAGGTAAAATACCTGTTGACTGTAAAGTACTTCAAGGAACTTCCACCGCAGACGAATCGCTGATCACGGGCGAATCGATGCCTGTCATGAAGAAACCAGGGGACTCTGTGATAGGCGGAACCATTAATCAGAATGGCTCGTTATTGGTGGAGGCAACTCACGTGGGTCAAGACACCACTCTGTCCCAGATTGTGAAGCTGGTGGAAGAGGCACAAACGTCAAAG GCACCAATCCAGAAGTTCGCTGACAAGTTGTCAAGTTATTTTGTTCCCACTGTTATCTTCATCTCCATAACAACTTGGGTGGTATGGCTAATTATCGGTTTTCATGACATCACCTTACTCCGGAAAACCTACAAT GCTAAAGATGATAACAGAGTCGAGTTTGTATTTGCCTTCGCCTTCCAGATTGGCATCACTGTGTTGGCTATTGCTTGCCCATGCGCTCTTGGTCTGGCAACTCCAACAGCTGTAATGGTGGGTACTGGAATAGGAGCACAGAATGGAATTTTAATCAAAGGAGGTGAACCATTGGAGACTGCACACAAG GTAAATACTGTAGTCTTTGACAAGACGGGCACCTTAACCCACGGATCTCCTGAAGTTGTCAAGACGGCCTTATTTGTGAAACCGGCTCAGTGTAGCTTGGAAATGCTGTTGGCTGTAACAGGCACTGCTGAGAATCACAGTGAACATCCTATTGGTTTGGCCATTACAAATTATGCAAAGCAG GAGCTCCATACTGACACATTGGGTCAGTGTACCGAGTTCAAAGCTGTTCCTGGGTACGGCTTATCCTGCAAGGTCAGCGGTATAGAGGAGTTAATCAAACCTAAACCTGTTAcggacaaaaacaagaaaaacctgTCAGTCAACATTTGTGGAGCAGTGATTGATGAAAGCTCAGATATTCACACTACGTCGGTGATTAGTGGAAATAACGATG CTGAAAGTTTATTAAAGGAGCAAGTTGAAGAAGCCGAACCATCGAGTTACCATGTGATTATCGGCAATAGAGATTGGATGCAACAGAATGGCTTGGAAGTCACTGACGAGATGGAAGAAGCCATGCAAGAGCATGAAGAAAAGGGTCATACCGCTGTACTGGTGGGCATCAACG GGTCACTTGTGGCTATGATGGCTGTAGCAGACACAGTTAAACACGAGGCGCAAGCTACAGTAGCTACTCTCAAGAGGATGGGAATTAGGGTTGTGTTGCTTACTGGCGATAACAAGAAGACTGCTTTTGCTATCGCCAAACAG GTTGGCATACAACAAGTTTTCGCTCAGGTTCTTCCCTCGCACAAAGTAGAAAAGGTTCGTGCCCTTCAAGACCGAGGTTTCACTGTTGCTATGGTTGGAGATGGAGTGAATGACTCACCAGCGCTGGCTCAAGCTCACGTGGGAATTGCTATCGGTACCGGAACAGATGTGGCTGTAGAGGCTGCTGATGTCGTGTTAATCAAG AGTGATCTTATGGACGTGGCTGTGGCAATTGACCTTTCTCGAGTAACAGTCCGAAGAATTTACATCAACTTCTTGTTCGCTCTAATCTACAACATGATTGGTATTCCATTAGCAGCCGGAGCGTTTGAGCCTTTCGGCGTGGTGATGAAGCCGTGGATGGCTAGTATTGCAATGGCCGCCTCCTCTGTGTCCGTTGTTACTTCCTCACTCATGCTTAAACT GTACAAAAAGCCTGATCCATATGATGGAGACCTGGGCTCCAGGAATCCATTCACTGGTTACACGATGCTGAACACGGCTGCTCCAAATGACTCatccgacagccaatcagatggCTTCTTTAACAGAGTATACAGAAAACGCTCTCGGTCCAGCTCCAACCCAGTGGAGGCAAAGAAAATAACCTTCTACGGCGAGGACGCCTAG